The window CAATTCCATTGAAATCAGCAGAGCAGTGACCGGCATTACAAATGCCGGTCATTTTTTTGGTGATAAATGTCACAGTCATGGCCTTGTAAAACATGATAAGATTCCTTGTCCGGCCGCTACAGGACGGTGTTTCACTTGATAATTAATTGTACATTTACCCTTAGGCAGGAATACCTGATGGAGTTGTATGATTGAAATCACGCCATTAAATACAGTCGGAAACAAGCAGGTGCCTTTTAGGTTGACCACCGACAAGGACATGTTTGTAAAGGATAATTGTGTGCGTGTACAGGAACTTTCGGAAAGATGGCCTGATTTCATGCAGCGGCCCTTTACTGAAAGGCTGCACCTTGATTCCTCGGCGAGGACCATGCTTCGCCAGTTACCTGAATTAAATGCACCGGTCTGCTTTCACGCATCCATTCCCAAGTCAGAAGGCGGTGCCATCCAGATTCTCTGGACGGTAGTGCCTGAAAATGGCCAATACAGCTGGTATGGATTTCCGGCTGCCCCTTCCGCGTTTACTGAGGGCCGGATGCGCGAACTTGAACTGGTTGTGGGCTCCCTGAATGATGTGGTGCTGCATCTTGACAAAGATGGCAATTACATTAATTATTGGGTTCGCGATCCGCAGCGTTTATACCTCAAGCCTTCATTGTTCCTGGGAAGGAATATTTATGATATTTTCTCGGAGCATATCAGTGAATTGGCTGACCTGTTTATTACCTCCTACGAGAAGGCGAGGAAAAACCATATGGTTGACGAGGTTGAATACCAGATCCCCGCCAATAATGAGAAATGGTTCAGTTGCCGGTTCACCCCGGTTATGGATGGGAAGGATGATGTGGTGGGGATGCTTCAGGTGATCTCTGATATCACGAAGAAGAAGTCGATGGAAATCGAGGTCCAGAAGGCTGAAGCCAAGTACCGCGATCTTTTTGAGAATGCCAATGACATCATTTATATCCTGGATATGGCAGGGCGCATCCTTTCCATCAACAGGATAGCGCTCGAGAAACTGGAGGTAAAGGAAGAAGAGGTATTGGGTAAGTACGCCAGGGATTTTTTCTCCCCCGATAAGCTGGACCATGCAATGGAACAACGGCGCATCAAGATCGAGGGGGAAAGCGAGGCCACTATCTATGAATCTGAATATACTACCAAAAGTGGCCGGAGGATCCCGGTAGAGATCAGTTCCAGGCTGATCTATTCGGATGGTAAACCATCCGGTATCCATGTAACCGCCAGGGATATTAGCCGCCAGAAAATGTCGCAGATCGAATTGGCGAAGAGCGAAGCCAAGTTCAGGTTCCTTTCAGAGTATTCCCGCGACCTGGTCTGCCTGCACAAGCCAAATGGTGAATACATCTATGTTTCCCCTTCTTCCCGCCAGCTATTGGGTTATGACCCATCGGAGCTGATCGGGAAATCACCTTATGAATTCTTCCATCCGGATGAGGCCGATAATACCGTCCGACTCACTCATGAGAAGATCCTGAATGGGGAAGTGTCCAACTCGGTGCAATACCGTTACAGGAGAAAGAACGGTGAATATATTTGGATGGAGTCCGTGTCCCACCCCATCATTGAAGATGGGGAGGTGGTGTTTATCCAGACCAATACCCGTGATATTACTGAGCGAAAGCATACAGAGCAATTACTGATAGAAAAAGACAGGCTTTCCTCTGCACTTTCAAATGCATCGAGGACCTTCCTTTCCAGCGCTTCGTTGGATGAAGCACTTCGTGTGTCCTTTCCTGTTATAGGGAATGCGACCGAAGCTGACGGTGTCTTCCTGGTTCAGTACGACCAGAATAGTTCCCATCTCGTCCAGGTATGGGGGCTTCCCCATTTCCAGAATAATCCTGATATCATCAGGTTGCTCAAGGATTCCAGTGCCCTGGTGCTTCCAGCGGAATCCTGTAAGCCGGGAGTGCCGATATTTTTTGATGCGGAGTGGATTGGTAATAATAATCCGGGTAAGATATGGCTGGCGAAATCAGGGATTAAATCACTTCTGCTCGTACCAATAGTTTCCAGTTATGGCACCTGGGGCGTTCTGGGATTGGCACAATCCACCCGTTTCAGGATCTGGAATATAGCGGTCATGGACACCATGACCACCTTCGCTTCCGTGATCGCCAATATGATCGAGAGGACCAGCAGGGATGAGTTATTGCGCCGAAGTGAAGAGCGCTTCCGCTCCCTGTTCCAGAACTCTTTGGACATTGTTTATGTGGTGGATGCAGAAGGTAAACTAACCTATGTTACACCAAGCCTTACCCAGATATTGGGATACCAGGAGCAGGAAGTGCTGAACCAAAAGATCTTCCAGCACATTCACCCTGAAGAGAAGGTAATGATAGAAGCTGGTTTCAAGCAGTTGATTTCCGGACCCGACCATTCCCTGATGATGCCCATGCGGGTAAAACACAAGGCAGGACATTGGATCTGGATGGAGATGAAGGGCCAGAACAAGTTGAGTAACCCGGATATCAATGGCGTGATCCTTAGTCTTCGCGATATTACAGAACATATCCAGGCACAGAAAACATTGAAGCAGTATTCAGACCGCATTACCGGCATGCTGAATAGTGTGACGGATGGTTTTATTGCGGTGAATAAGGAGTTCAAGATCATTATGTGGAACAAGGTGGCTGAGCAATTACTGGGCAGGTCATCCATGCAGGCGCTTGGCGGTTCCTTATGGAGCCTTTTTGAGAACTCAGAAACCTCTGATTCCTATAAGGCCCTGCAAAAAGTTTTAGTTGAGAATAAGACCGTTCGTTTCGAACAATATATCCAGGTATTGAACAGGTGGTTCGATGGTAGCGCCTATCCTTACCAGGATGGTATCTTTATTTATTTCAAGGATATAACCGATCGTAAGCGACAGGAGAAATTACTGGAACTCGAAAAGGATGTCCTGGAGATGAATACCGGTATGGCTTCCTCCATCGCGGAGATTACGGAACGATTATTAAAAGGACTGGAAGGAATAAACCCGGGTTTGCATTGTGTGGTTTGTATGGTCAGGAATAACCAGGGTTATGTGAACTGCTTGTCCGCACCAAGTATGCCCGATTCCCTGAAGGTTGAGATTGAACGGGCGCCCCTCGGGCCGGATGTTTCTGTTTGTGGCAGGTCCATGGCCACCAGGTCCTCAGTTTCCATCCCTGATATTTCGAAAAGCGACCTCGCTGTGGGTACCAGGGATTTCGCTGCGCTTTTAGGCCTGCGCTCTTGTTGGTCCCTACCTATTATCAGTTCTTCCGGCGAATTGCTGGGGACCTTTACCGCTTACTATGAACAGCTGAACATGCCTAACCAGGAGGAGAAAAATGTGCTGAGCCAGGCTGCGAATATCCTCCGGATCATTATTGAGAATAAATTATCAGCGGAGAAGGTAAGGATCAGTAACGAACGGTATGTACTGGCCACAAGGGCTACCAATGAAGCGATCTGGGACTGGGATGCAATCGCCAACCAGTTGTTCTGGGGAGAAGGATTCGCCAACCTTTTTGGCTATAGCAGCGGATTACAGAATTTGGAATACCATACCTGGGAGGAGAATATCCATCCGGAAGACAAGGAACGAGTATTGAAACATATTCGTGAATACGATACCGGCAAGAAGAGGGGATTGTTCATGGATGAGTACCGTTTCAGGAAGGCAGACGGAAATTATGCCATTGTGCTGGATAAAGGTTATTGCATGTATGATGAGCAAGGTAAGGTGATCAGGATGATCGGTTCAATGGAAGACATCACGGAAAGGAAGAAACTGGAAGAGCAACTGCTGGAGCAGGAGATCCAGAAGCAAAAACAGATCGCCCAGGCAGTAGTGGAAGTGCAGGAGTCGGAAAGGGAGGAGATCGGCAAGGAATTGCATGATAACGTAAACCAATTGCTCACCACCGCCAAGCTTTTCCTTGAAGTAGCCTATCAGGATCCGATTGGCCAGCAGCAGCTGATCAAGAGGAGCTCGGATACGATCATGAATGCTATTAATGAGATCAGGAAGATCAGCCGTTCGCTAATGCCTGCCAGTGTTAGTGATATTGGCCTGATCTCTTCCATCAATGATATTATCCAGAATATTTCCATTGCCAGGTCAATTGTGGTTGATTTCCGATATGACGCCAACCTGGATAAGATCCTTGATCCTAAGCAAAAACTCACCTTGTTCAGGATCATCCAGGAACAGATCAACAATATCCTTCGCCACGCAATGGCAAGCAGTCTCCTGATCGAGATCAGGAACAAGAAAGACAGTATTAAACTGGTCATAGCAGATAATGGTATCGGATTTGACCTTGAAGCTGCAAAAAAGAAAAACGGGGTGGGACTGTCCAATATTATGAGCAGGGCCGCGCTGTTCAATGCCAGGGTGAAGGTGAATACTGCGCCCGGAAAAGGCTGTGAATTGATTATTGAATTACCCAATGCCCTAAAAACTTAATGGTATGAGTAAGCTTTCTATATTGATTGTGGATGATCACAAGTTGATCCGCGAAACATGGAGTTTTATCCTGGCCAGTGACCCGAGATTTGAAGTGATCGCGGATTGCGGCGATCCCGATGAAGCAATTGAAATGGCTTCGAAGCATCATCCGGATATTGTATTGATGGATGTGAATATGGCTCCGATGAGCGGATTCGATGCCACTGAAAAGATCAAAAAGGTATCGCCCGAATCCAAGATAATAGGGGTTTCGATGCATAGCCAGCCGGCATATGCAAGGAAAATGCTGCAAGTGGGTGCAAGGGGGTATGTGACCAAGAATAGCAGCAGGGAAGAAATGGTGAAGGCAATCCTTGAAGTGGAAAAGGGTAATAAGTATATCTGCGAGGAAATCAAGAACATCATATCTGAACAACTTACCGATCCCCAATCAGATGGTCCTGATATCCAATCCCTGACGGATAGGGAGATCCAGATCATCCACTTCATCAAGAATGGGCATTCTTCCAAAGAGATCGCCCAGGAATTGGATATTTCCTTAAAAACAGTTGAGGTGCATCGACATAACATTCTGAAGAAGCTGAAACTGAAGAATGCTGCAGCCCTTGTGAACTTTATTAATAGTAATCCAAGTTTGTATTGATAGGTATTCCCGGGTAAGTTACCCGGGATTTTTTATTTGTCAGGGAGTTCAGGTGCTTGCGGTTTCCATTCATTGGTTTTGAACGAAGAGACATGTCCACCTTTGCCAACAAGGCCATACGATTTTTTCATTCCCTCCAGCCTCCTCCTGCGATCCCGGGGGATATAGGTGTATTGTTCCCTTTCAATGATCCTGCAGTCCGGAAGGTCATTCGCGCCTTCTTTATGAAGTATTACAATGACAAGACCAGCAGGCATTTGATGATAGGCATCAATCCGGGAAGGCATGGTGCCGGCATCACAGGCATCAACTTTACAGCACCCAGGCAGCTCAGGAATGATTGCGGTATCGACCATCCTTTCCCGGACCAGTCAGAGCTTTCTGCAGAATTTATCTATGCGGTCATCGATGCCTATGGCGGACCGGTCGATTTTTACCGGGATTTTTTTATAGCTGCGATGAGTCAATTGGGGTATACTCGTGATGGCAAGAACCTGAATTATTACGATGACCAGCGCTTAATGGAGGCCGTTTACCTTTTTGCGCTACAATGCCTGGAAAAAGAGTTCGCATTCGGCGTAAAAAGGGAAACGGTGATCTGCATTGGTGGAGAAAAGAACTTTCGGTTCCTTCAACAGCTGAATAATGAGAATCAATTGTTCAGTAAAATCATTCCATTGCCACATCCCAGGTTCATTATGCAATACAGAAGGTCAAGGAAGCAAGACTATATCAATGAATACCTTAAGGCAATGGAGGATTGCATGGGCTGAAGGCAAGCTTCACTATTTTTTGCTACTGGACTAGTCAGGCCATGATATTTCGGGCTCCGGTAAAGGCGTCTATTAGCGCGAATTAAGTATTTTAGGGTAAATACAAAGTATGGAGCAGCTGAACCCCAATAAGGTAAGACAGATCTTTTTCCTTGTGATCATCATTCTGCTTGGAGCATTGTTGTTCTATGAATTGAATGGCTTCCTGCCTGGCTTCCTTGGCGCGCTCACCTTATATGTGATCCTTGATAAGTGGATGAGGCCCCTTGTAAGGAAAGGGTATAAGCGTTCCAGTGCTGCATTGCTACTGATGTTGATTTCTTTCATCGTTATTGTGCTCCCTATCGTGGCGGCCATCAAGTTATTGGTCTCCAGGCTGAGTATTTCGGGTGACCAGATCAATGCGGCATTACAATCGGTACAGGTATTTATTGAAAAGACAGAAGCCCGCTTCGGCCTGGATATCTTAAATGAAAAGAACCTTGGCCAGATCAGCAGTATCGTGGCGAAAGAGGTACCGGTAGTGCTTAATGCCACCCTTAATACCTTAACAACCATTGTGGTAATGTATTTCATTCTTTATTTCATGTTGGTGGAAGGGCACAAGATGGAGAAGGCCTTCTTTGATTTACTTCCCGTTGGGGATGATCATATTGACCAGGTCAGGAACGAAATAGGCACCATGGTTATATCCAATGCAGTTGGAATTCCCTTGATAGCTGTATTACAAGGCGTCGTTGGATTGATTGGCTACCTGATATTGGGCGTTAAGGATCCATTCCTCTGGTTTACCATCACCTGTATTACCGCCATGATACCTCTAGTAGGCGCAGCCCTTGCCTATGTTCCATTGGCGATCGTGTTTTTTGTTGAAGGTGTTACCTGGAAGGGAGTCGCCATGCTGGGTTTCGGCTTCGGTATTATCGGGACTGTTGATAATGTTTTCAGGTTCTGGTTGCAAAAGAAGATCGGGGATGTGCACCCCTTGATCACAGCGTTTGGGGTAGTATTGGGACTAAAATTATTAGGGTTTTTCGGACTTGTATTTGGCCCTTTGCTCATCAGCATTTTCATACTGTTGGTCAGGATATACAGGTTGGAATTCGGTGGCGAGGATGAGTCTCCTGTTACCCCGGTCGCCCCAATACAACAAGGGCCACAACAGGAGGGAAGCGAAGGTAACGGTTCCCCTGGCTGATCTATTGCGTCAAAGTGTTCTTTTCTGATTCAGGGGTTATTGGCATACTATTTTTTATTTCTATGCGTTTTTCCTATCCAAACCTTTGAAAAACCGTAGAAAACCCCTTTTCGCATGCAATACGTTGCAAGATCCTTATCTGCAGGTCTGTTCCTGCTTGCTTCGTTGGCATCCCCGGTTGGGATGACGGGTTCTGGCAAAAGAGCCCCCCTTTCATCCACCGTCATGGAGGCCCTAAAGCCTGCGCATAAAGAAGCAATTAAGCTTAAGGATGAGCTGCTGGTGGAAGTATCCCGATCCCTTTACCAGGAATTGAACCTTAAGAAGTTCGGACTCTCTGAACAGGCTTTTCAATATGCTTTTAAAGGATATACACGGTTGAGGGAAAAAGGATTGCTCAATAGGGAGGATGTGTTATCTATCTGTGATTTCAGTCAATCTTCCCGCAGGAAGCGCATGTATATCATTGATGTGGAGGAAAAGAAAGTGTTGCTGAATACCTATGTGGCCCATGGCCGCAATTCAGGGGGCGAGTATGCGAAGAAATTCTCCAATCGTCCTGAATCCCACCAGAGCAGTTTGGGATTCTATATCACCAGGAATACCTATTATGGCGAACACGGTCTCGCTTTGAAGATCGATGGGGTAGATAAGGGATTCAATGACCTGGCTAACGCCAGGAACATTGTAGTGCATGGTTCTGATTATGTTGGGGCTGGATTTATCCGGTACAACAAGTTCAATGGACGCAGCTTTGGTTGCCCGGCAGTTCCCAAAGCCCAATCGGAGAAGGTGATCAATACAATCAAGCGCGGGACCTGTCTTTTCATTTATCATCCATCCAGGAAGTATCTCACCCAATCGAGGATCCTGAATAGCTAGAATGGTTCAAAATTTATTGTGTCAACCAGTGATGAACTGGCTGTAAAGCATACTATCCCTAATGAAAACGTAGAACAGTCGCTTGGATTTTAACTACAGATGGTTTGGACAACCCTAAAGCTCAATCGAAGATTGGGCTTTTTTTATGCTTAACCATCAGGGAATGGCTTGACAATCTTGCCTATCCGGACACGAGCATGCCTATCAGCATGGAGATGAGGCCTGTCAGGAAGCCCCATCCCATTTCCCTGTTGGTATGATCGCTAACCAGCATCCTTGATGTGCCGGTAATGCCCGCGATCAATAAGGAGATCGCGACAAATACACCCATTGGCACAACGCTGCTCCAGGCCATCATGATAAAGAAACCTACCAGTATTCCCATGGCAATGGCATGCAGGCTGATCTTCATGAAATTATTGGCAGTGAGGGCGATGATACTGGATACAAAAACAGCGCAAAGCATTTGAACCAGCTCAGGCGGATTGTCCGGTTGGTTCTTGCTAACATAGAATGCCCAGAAATAGAAGATCATGGATGCCACAATGGGGATGATCCTTTCTTTTTGGGTCCTTAATTGCATACTGGAAGCAAATCCCAATTGTTTCAGGAGCAGCACGGTGAAAGCCGGGAAAAAGGTGGTGCTGAAAACCACTGATGCCAGCTTGAACAATTTATACCGGTCGTCTTCACCGGCAAAGGCAAAAGGATGCAGGTACAGCAGGTAGGCTGTAATGTATCCCGGGATGAATATGGGGTGAAACAGGTAGGAAAAAAAGTGAGCCAGCAGCCTCAGGGGCAGGGGGGCTTTTGACAGTTCCTGTTCTTCAGTTATAACCATTTTACAATTCCTTTCTCAAACGGGCTACCGGTATATTCAGTTGTTCCCGGTATTTGGCCACTGTTCTGCGTGCAATGTTATAACCTTTTTCCTGTAAAAGTTCAGTCAGCCGTTCATCACTAAGGGGCTTGCGTTTATTTTCCCCTTCCACCATGTCACTCAGGATCTTTTTAACCTCCCTGGTAGATACTTCTTCCCCGCTTTCCGTGCTCAGGCTTTCGCTGAAGAAGAATTTCAGTCGGTAGGTGCCGAATTCTGTCTGTACAAACTTGCTATTGGCCACACGACTGACAGTGGAAATATCCAGTCCGGTCCTTTCGGCGATATCCTTCAGGATCATTGGCCGCAAGGTAGTTTCGTCGCCAGTCAGGAAGAACTCCTTTTGGTAATCCATGATGGTTTGCATGGTCATCATCAGGGTCTGTTGCCTTTGTTTGATGGCATCGATGAACCACTTGGCCGCATCAATTTTCTGCTTGATGAAAAGCACCGCCTCCTTCTGTCGCTTATCCTTCTTGCTGCCCTTATCATATTCTTTCAGCATATCGCGGTAACCTTCACTAATGCGCAGGTCGGGTGCGTTCTTGCTATTCAGGGTCAGTTCAAGTTTGCCGCCATTGTTATAGATGAAGAAGTCCGGCACCACATAGCTTTCGGCCTTGTTTACTTCGCCGACATTGCCCCCAGGCTTGGGGTTCAGCTTAATGATCTGGTTGATGACACTCTTGAGTTGGTCATCATCGATATTCAGTCCACGCTGTATCTTGTCGTAGTGCTTCTTGGTGAACTCATCGAAATAGCGGCTGAGTACTTCGATGGCCAGCTTTACTTCTGTTCCTTCCTTTAGCTTTCTTTCTAACTGGAGTAGCAGGCACTCCTGCAGGTCTCGGGCGCAAATACCGGGAGGGTCGAAATGCTGGATCTTGCGTATGAGGCCTTCAATTTCCTCTTCAGTGGCGATAATATTCTGGCGAAAGGCAAGGTCGTCCATGATGGAGGTGGTTTCCCGCCTCAGGTATCCATCATCATCAATGCTTCCAACAATTTGTTCTGCGATCTTTTGGGTGCGGTCGTCCAGGTCAAGCATGCCCAGCTGGTCAACTAGTGAGTCATGGAGGGAGTTTTCTATCTTAAAAGGCATTACCTGCTTGTCCTCCAATTCGGGATAATTATCATCCCTGAGCTTATAATCGGCTATTTCGTCATCACCTTCCTGTACATATTCGCTGATGTCAATATTTTCATACTCATCTTCGCTGCCTTCGGTCTCATAATCGTCATCAGCATTCTCGAATTCGTCCCTCGGTTCCTCAAAGTTTTCATCATGGTTCTCTTCGCTCAGTTCCAGTGCCGGGTTCTCTTCCAGTTCTTCCTTTATCCGCTCTTCCAGGTTGGCTGTTGGCACCTGGAGCAGCTTCATCAACTGGATTTGTTGAGGGGAAAGCTTTTGTAATAGTTTTTGTTGTAAACTTTGACTCAGTGCCATTCGTTAGGGGTTTGTGGCGACTGGTTTCCGGAGGAAGGCCGCCTATCCACAAAAATCAGGCCGTAATTTACTAAATTAATCATGAAACAGGGATGCAACGAATTCTTAAAATAATTGTTGTCGCCTTTCCGGTCTTTTGTGCAATCTCTTCAAATGCGCAACAGGCAAGTGTTTCATTGCCCCTGCGCTACCGTTTGGAGGATTCGGTGAAAGTGTATTCCGTGACGCAAAAAAATTCTGAAAATCTTGTAAAAAAACCAGCAAGCCTTCCTTCCCCAAGGGGATTAGCATTCCCAAATGCCAGTATATCAGCAGATTGGGTGACCAGGCAGTGGGGGCTGTTTTGTATTGGGGAATGGAAGTTTGAAAAGGCGACCGGAATACCCCTGCGAATCAGGATGGGGTCACTTGAACACACCGACTACCTGGAGGGTAAGCGTAAATAGGATTATCTGATATGAAAAACGGTCCCCGACAGGAGGACCGTTTTTTATCATTTTGTTGCTGGTGATCAGGCATTTGAGGTCTGCTCTTGCAGGACTTTCCTGATGGCAGCCGCCATTTTTTCGCCTTTTTCGCGGATCTGCTCTTCTGTCCAGCTTAAGCTGATGGCAGTAGAGATGCACCTGCCCATGATGGCGTCACTGGCACTGAAGTCCTGGGTTTGCAGTTTCAATAGTGCCGTTTTTTGGGCATCATTCAGGTTGTAGAGTGAGGTGGCCTGCTTCAGGTGGTCCCATTTACGGATATAGTGCCAGTTGTTATCGTACCAGTAGAAATTGCCTGGCAGGATACCCTGGGCCTTCATTTCCGCTACGGCAGCCCTGGTCAGTTCTTCTGTAGGCAGGAACCAGCTCAGGAAGGACGCGTTATCACCTGCAGGATCGGGGATGGTCCTGAAACTGATCTCCGGGATCTGCTCCAGGTAAGAGCGAAGCAGTTTGTTATTAGCTCGCTGGATGGCCAGGATGCGGTCCAATTTCTTGATCTGGGCTAATCCGACTGCAGCATGCAATTCACTAATGCGGAAATTATAGCCAATGAACGGATGAAGGTCGGCCCCACGGTCAACGCCTTTATGGTCGTGGCCGTGGTCGGTATATCCGTCACTCTTGATAAGCACTTCTTCATTATTGGTCATGACTACCCCTCCTTCACCGCAGGTAATGGTCTTCACGAAGTCGAAGGAGAAAGTGCCTGCATG is drawn from Flavihumibacter rivuli and contains these coding sequences:
- a CDS encoding response regulator, whose amino-acid sequence is MSKLSILIVDDHKLIRETWSFILASDPRFEVIADCGDPDEAIEMASKHHPDIVLMDVNMAPMSGFDATEKIKKVSPESKIIGVSMHSQPAYARKMLQVGARGYVTKNSSREEMVKAILEVEKGNKYICEEIKNIISEQLTDPQSDGPDIQSLTDREIQIIHFIKNGHSSKEIAQELDISLKTVEVHRHNILKKLKLKNAAALVNFINSNPSLY
- a CDS encoding AI-2E family transporter; the encoded protein is MEQLNPNKVRQIFFLVIIILLGALLFYELNGFLPGFLGALTLYVILDKWMRPLVRKGYKRSSAALLLMLISFIVIVLPIVAAIKLLVSRLSISGDQINAALQSVQVFIEKTEARFGLDILNEKNLGQISSIVAKEVPVVLNATLNTLTTIVVMYFILYFMLVEGHKMEKAFFDLLPVGDDHIDQVRNEIGTMVISNAVGIPLIAVLQGVVGLIGYLILGVKDPFLWFTITCITAMIPLVGAALAYVPLAIVFFVEGVTWKGVAMLGFGFGIIGTVDNVFRFWLQKKIGDVHPLITAFGVVLGLKLLGFFGLVFGPLLISIFILLVRIYRLEFGGEDESPVTPVAPIQQGPQQEGSEGNGSPG
- a CDS encoding DegT/DnrJ/EryC1/StrS family aminotransferase, which encodes MPGFELWGAEERKEVNDVLETGILMRYGFDGPRKGIWKAKELEEAITQTFGCKYAQLTSSGTAALTTAMAALNIGAGDEVIMPSFTFVASFEAVLSVGAVPVLVDVDDSLTLDPEAVRKAITPKTKCIMPVHMCGSMADLDALASICKEHNLILLEDACQSIGGSYKGKSLGTIGHAGTFSFDFVKTITCGEGGVVMTNNEEVLIKSDGYTDHGHDHKGVDRGADLHPFIGYNFRISELHAAVGLAQIKKLDRILAIQRANNKLLRSYLEQIPEISFRTIPDPAGDNASFLSWFLPTEELTRAAVAEMKAQGILPGNFYWYDNNWHYIRKWDHLKQATSLYNLNDAQKTALLKLQTQDFSASDAIMGRCISTAISLSWTEEQIREKGEKMAAAIRKVLQEQTSNA
- a CDS encoding PAS domain S-box protein; protein product: MIEITPLNTVGNKQVPFRLTTDKDMFVKDNCVRVQELSERWPDFMQRPFTERLHLDSSARTMLRQLPELNAPVCFHASIPKSEGGAIQILWTVVPENGQYSWYGFPAAPSAFTEGRMRELELVVGSLNDVVLHLDKDGNYINYWVRDPQRLYLKPSLFLGRNIYDIFSEHISELADLFITSYEKARKNHMVDEVEYQIPANNEKWFSCRFTPVMDGKDDVVGMLQVISDITKKKSMEIEVQKAEAKYRDLFENANDIIYILDMAGRILSINRIALEKLEVKEEEVLGKYARDFFSPDKLDHAMEQRRIKIEGESEATIYESEYTTKSGRRIPVEISSRLIYSDGKPSGIHVTARDISRQKMSQIELAKSEAKFRFLSEYSRDLVCLHKPNGEYIYVSPSSRQLLGYDPSELIGKSPYEFFHPDEADNTVRLTHEKILNGEVSNSVQYRYRRKNGEYIWMESVSHPIIEDGEVVFIQTNTRDITERKHTEQLLIEKDRLSSALSNASRTFLSSASLDEALRVSFPVIGNATEADGVFLVQYDQNSSHLVQVWGLPHFQNNPDIIRLLKDSSALVLPAESCKPGVPIFFDAEWIGNNNPGKIWLAKSGIKSLLLVPIVSSYGTWGVLGLAQSTRFRIWNIAVMDTMTTFASVIANMIERTSRDELLRRSEERFRSLFQNSLDIVYVVDAEGKLTYVTPSLTQILGYQEQEVLNQKIFQHIHPEEKVMIEAGFKQLISGPDHSLMMPMRVKHKAGHWIWMEMKGQNKLSNPDINGVILSLRDITEHIQAQKTLKQYSDRITGMLNSVTDGFIAVNKEFKIIMWNKVAEQLLGRSSMQALGGSLWSLFENSETSDSYKALQKVLVENKTVRFEQYIQVLNRWFDGSAYPYQDGIFIYFKDITDRKRQEKLLELEKDVLEMNTGMASSIAEITERLLKGLEGINPGLHCVVCMVRNNQGYVNCLSAPSMPDSLKVEIERAPLGPDVSVCGRSMATRSSVSIPDISKSDLAVGTRDFAALLGLRSCWSLPIISSSGELLGTFTAYYEQLNMPNQEEKNVLSQAANILRIIIENKLSAEKVRISNERYVLATRATNEAIWDWDAIANQLFWGEGFANLFGYSSGLQNLEYHTWEENIHPEDKERVLKHIREYDTGKKRGLFMDEYRFRKADGNYAIVLDKGYCMYDEQGKVIRMIGSMEDITERKKLEEQLLEQEIQKQKQIAQAVVEVQESEREEIGKELHDNVNQLLTTAKLFLEVAYQDPIGQQQLIKRSSDTIMNAINEIRKISRSLMPASVSDIGLISSINDIIQNISIARSIVVDFRYDANLDKILDPKQKLTLFRIIQEQINNILRHAMASSLLIEIRNKKDSIKLVIADNGIGFDLEAAKKKNGVGLSNIMSRAALFNARVKVNTAPGKGCELIIELPNALKT
- a CDS encoding murein L,D-transpeptidase catalytic domain family protein; translated protein: MQYVARSLSAGLFLLASLASPVGMTGSGKRAPLSSTVMEALKPAHKEAIKLKDELLVEVSRSLYQELNLKKFGLSEQAFQYAFKGYTRLREKGLLNREDVLSICDFSQSSRRKRMYIIDVEEKKVLLNTYVAHGRNSGGEYAKKFSNRPESHQSSLGFYITRNTYYGEHGLALKIDGVDKGFNDLANARNIVVHGSDYVGAGFIRYNKFNGRSFGCPAVPKAQSEKVINTIKRGTCLFIYHPSRKYLTQSRILNS
- a CDS encoding uracil-DNA glycosylase family protein; this encodes MSTFANKAIRFFHSLQPPPAIPGDIGVLFPFNDPAVRKVIRAFFMKYYNDKTSRHLMIGINPGRHGAGITGINFTAPRQLRNDCGIDHPFPDQSELSAEFIYAVIDAYGGPVDFYRDFFIAAMSQLGYTRDGKNLNYYDDQRLMEAVYLFALQCLEKEFAFGVKRETVICIGGEKNFRFLQQLNNENQLFSKIIPLPHPRFIMQYRRSRKQDYINEYLKAMEDCMG
- the rpoN gene encoding RNA polymerase factor sigma-54 gives rise to the protein MALSQSLQQKLLQKLSPQQIQLMKLLQVPTANLEERIKEELEENPALELSEENHDENFEEPRDEFENADDDYETEGSEDEYENIDISEYVQEGDDEIADYKLRDDNYPELEDKQVMPFKIENSLHDSLVDQLGMLDLDDRTQKIAEQIVGSIDDDGYLRRETTSIMDDLAFRQNIIATEEEIEGLIRKIQHFDPPGICARDLQECLLLQLERKLKEGTEVKLAIEVLSRYFDEFTKKHYDKIQRGLNIDDDQLKSVINQIIKLNPKPGGNVGEVNKAESYVVPDFFIYNNGGKLELTLNSKNAPDLRISEGYRDMLKEYDKGSKKDKRQKEAVLFIKQKIDAAKWFIDAIKQRQQTLMMTMQTIMDYQKEFFLTGDETTLRPMILKDIAERTGLDISTVSRVANSKFVQTEFGTYRLKFFFSESLSTESGEEVSTREVKKILSDMVEGENKRKPLSDERLTELLQEKGYNIARRTVAKYREQLNIPVARLRKEL